From the Pseudomonas sp. VD-NE ins genome, the window TCGGCAGCGAACTGCATTTCCGGTACGTGATCCGGGACGATCAGTTTACCAGCGGTTTTGGCGACGATTTCCTCGACGCTGACGCCAGGTGCGCGTTCCTTGAGGACAAAAGCGCCATTTTCGATTTCCAGGTAGGCGAGGTCGGTCAGCACCCGCTTGATGCAGCCGGCACCGGTCAGCGGCAGACTGCATTTGGCCAACAGTTTCGACTCACCGTCCTTGGATGCGTGGGTCATGATGACGATGATGTTGTCGGCGCCAGCCACCAGATCCATCGCGCCGCCCATGCCCTTGACCAGTTTGCCGGGGATCATCCATGAGGCGATGTTGCCTTCGACGTCCACTTCAAAGGCGCCGAGCACGGTCAGGTCGACATGACCGCCGCGGATCATCGCGAAGGATTCGGCGGAGTTGAAAATCGACGCGCCGATGCGCGCGGTCACGGTCTGTTTGCCGGCGTTGATCATGTCGGCATCGATGGTTTCTTCGGTCGGAAACGGGCCCATGCCGAGCAGGCCGTTTTCCGATTGCAGCATGACCTCCATGCCTTCAGGAATGTAGTTGGCGACCAGGGTCGGAATGCCGATGCCGAGGTTCACGTAAAAGCCGTCCTGCATTTCGCGGGCGACGCGCTGAGCCATTTGTTCGCGGGAAAGTGCCATGTTGTTGTTCTCCGTCAGCCTGAATTATTTGCGGATGGTGCGCTGTTCGATGCGTTTTTCGAACGTGCCGCAAATGACCCGATCGACGTAGATGCCCGGGGTGTGGATCTGCGAGGGGTCGAGTTCGCCGGGTTCGACGATTTCTTCGACTTCAACCACAGTGATCTTGCCGGCGGTGGCGGCCAGCGGGTTGAAGTTCTGCGCGGTGTGACGGTAGACGACGTTGCCGAAGTGGTCGGCTTTCCAGCCTTTGACGATGGCGAAGTCGCCAGTGATGGATTCTTCCATCAGGTACTTGCGACCTTTGAACTCGCGTACCTCCTTGCCTTCGGCGACCGGGGTGCCGACGCCGGTGGCGGTGAAGAAGGCCGGAATGCCGGCGCCGCCTGCGCGCATTTTCTCGGCGAGGGTGCCTTGCGGGGTCAGGATGACTTCAATGTCGCCCTTGAGCAGTTGCTCTTCGAACAGCTTGTTTTCGCCGACGTAGGAGGCGATGACTTTGCTGATCTGGCGATCGGTGAGCAGTACGCCGAGGCCGAATCCGTCGACGCCGCAGTTGTTGGAAACGACGGTGAGGTCGCGGGTGCCTTTGCGCTTGATCTCGGCGATCAGGTTTTCCGGAATGCCGCACAGACCGAAGCCGCCGGCGATGACGGTCATGCCGTCCTCAAGCCCGGCCAGGGCTTCTTCGTAGGAACTCACGCGCTTGTCGAAACCTGCCATATGCACCTCTTTTATTATTTGCGGGCGGCTGGCTAGCCGAATGGTTGGAGTGTCTCGCTGGAAGATATATTTGTTAAGTTGATTTTTAAGGTTGATTGATTGATAAAGCTCAATAGTCGCGTTATGGCGTGCTGCTTTGATCGTTCCCCACGCTCCGCGTGGGAATGCCTCTAGGGACACTCTGCGTCCAGTGACGCGGAGCGTCACGGGCTGCATTCCCACGCAGGAGCGTGGGAACGATCATCATGGCTTGCCGCTTAACGCTTGTAGCTTACAACTGGAGCGAAGCGACCATGACCATCAAACAGATCCGCGCTTTCCTCGCCGTGGCCCAGAGCCTGAGTTTCGCCGTCGCCTGCGAGCGCCTGCATCTCTCGCAATCGGCCCTGAGCCTGACCATCAAAGCGCTGGAGGAAGGACTGGGCGGGCGCCTGTTCAGTCGCAACACCCGCAACGTCGCACTGACTGCGGAAGGTGAATCCTTGCTGCCACTGGCCCGGCGTCTGATCGCCGACTGGGACAACGCCGAAGACGAAATGCGCCAGCGCTTCAGCCTGCAACGTGGGCGGGTGACGCTGGCGGCGATGCCGTCGTTTGCCGGCAACCTGCTACCGCCGATCCTCAAGACCTTTCGTGCGCGCTATCCGAACGTCAACGTCACGGTCAATGACGTGATCAACGAGCAAGTGCTGGAGATGGTTCGTGATCGTCAGGTGGAACTCGGCGTGGCGTTCGAGCCGATGCAAAACACTGCGATGACGTTCACGCCGTTGTACATGGATCGCTTTGTTGCGGTGGTATCGAAGGATTCGCCGTTGGCCCAGCGCGACGAGATCGATTGGCAGACGTTATTGCAGGAGCCGTTCATCACCTTGCAGCGGCCTTCGACGGTGCGGGTGATGCTCGAAGAGCACTTGCAGGCTCGCGGCATGAAGTTGCCGGTGGAATTTGAAAGCCATCAATTGGCGACCGTCGGGCGCATGGTCGCCAGTGGGCTGGGTGTCAGTGCCGTCCCGGCGTTGTGCGCCGGGCAGATGCAGGAGTTGGGCGCCCATTGTCTGACGCTGGATGATTCGGTGGAGCGGGCGATTGGCGTGCTGACCGAACCGGGCAATGAACTGTCGGCGGCGGCGCAGGCGTTGTTCGATATTCTCAAGGCGGAAGATCTGGGTCGACTTTGAGATCTACCCCCTCACCCCAGCCCTCTCCCCCAGGGGCGAGGGGGAAAGGGAGCCAATCGGGGATTTCTCAAATGCTGAGTTCGACTCGAAATTTTCAGGTTGATGTATCGCGTGAGAACAACTCGATCCGTTCCCTCTCCCTTGGGAGAGGGCTAGGGGGAAAGGGAACTGATCGGGGTTGTTCAGCTTGGGCTCGACTCAGTATTTTCAGGCCGCCGTATTCAGACCTGACAACTCGGTCAGTCCCCTCTCCCTTGGGAAAGGGCGAGGGGGAAAGGGAACTGATCGGGGTTGTTCAGCTTGTGGGCTCGACTCAGTATTTTCAGGCCGCCGTATTCAGACCTGACAACTCGGTCAGTTCCCTCTCCCTTGGGAGAGGGCTAGGGTGAGGGGCCCGGGGCCTGAGTCGAGCGTAGAGTGCCGAAACTCACCGGTCCAGCTCCCTGACCAACAGGGGCAACAGCAGCTCGCACGACGCTTCAATCTTCAAATCCAGCAAATCATCCGCGCGCGTCTTGCCCAGATTGATCGCGATCAGCGGCTTACCGCGATCGGCAATCACTCGGCACAAACGAAACGCCGAATACGCCATCAACGACGAACCCACCACCAACATCCCCGCCGCATTTTCTGCTGCCTTCATCGCTCGTGCCGCCGTGGGCTGCGCGACGTTTTCGCCGAAAAACACCACGTCCGGTTTCATTCGCTCGCCAAAGCAATGCGGGCAGTGCGGTACCTGAAAACGCGCCTCGAACGCCGGGTCGAGCAGGGTGTCGCCATCCGGTGCCTGCACGGCATCGACCCCGGCCAGATACGGATTTTGTCGTTCCATCAATTGCTGAATCGAATCACGCTCACTGCGTTGGCCGCAGTCCAGGCACACAACCCGATGCAGGCTGCCGTGCAGTTCGATCACGTCGTGACTGCCGGCCTGATCGTGCAGGGTGTCGACGTTCTGGGTGATCAAGTCGTGGATCAGCCCGTGGCGCTGTAAGCCGGCCAACGCTTCGTGCGCTGCATTCGGTTGCGCCTGGCGCACCCTTGGCCAACCGAGCATGGCCCGCGCCCAATAGCGGCGGCGCGATTCGGGGGCTGCGAGGAATTCCTGGTACATCATCGGCTGCCGGCCACGGCGTACACCGTCGCTGTCGCGGTAATCCGGAATGCCCGACGGCGTGCTGATGCCGGCCCCGGTCAATACGATGAAGTCGCCATCGGCCATCACCTCTTGCAAGGTGTCGAGGTGTTCGCGGGTCGGGCTGTCGAGCATGGTCAGCGCTCCGAAATGGGCAGTGCCAGCAGGTTAGCACGCGACCCGCGTGGCTTACTTGCGTGCCTCCAGAATCAGGTTGAACGGTGTTTGCGTGGCCCGACGGAAGTGCTTGAACCCGGCCTCGGTAAACACTTTGCGCAGACGCATTTCCCCGGCCTGCGCGCCCAAGCCGAGGCCGACTTCCTGCGACAGCGAGTTCGGTGTGCAGATAAACGTCGAGGCCGCATAGAACAGCCGCCCGACCGGGTTGATGTTGTCGTCCAGCGTGTCGTTGGCGAACGGCTCGACCAGTAACACCGTGCCGTCATCTTTCAGCGAGTCATAGGCGTGACGCGCGGCGCCGACCGGGTCGCCCATGTCGTGCAGGCAATCGAAATAGCAGATCAGGTCGTAGTCGTTGCCGGGGTAGCTCTTCGCTGAGCCCTGGAAGAACTTCGCCCGGCTGCTGACGCCACCTTCCTCGGCGCGCTGGGTGGCGACAGTAATCGAGGGCGCGTGATAGTCGTAGCCGACGAAGCGCGAGTTGGGAAAGGCCTGGGCCATGATTACCGTCGACGCGCCATGGCCGCAGCCGATGTCGGCGACTTTGGCGCCTTCTTCAAGCTTGGCCACGACACCGTCCAGCGCCGGCAGCCATTCGGCGATCAGGTGACCTTTGTAGCCGGGCCGGAAGAAGCGCTCCGTGCCGGTGAACATGCACGGATGATGATCGCCCCAGGGCAGGGCGCCATTGCCGCGCATGGCTTTGACCAGTTTGTCTTTGTCATGGAAAAACGACGCCACCACCCCAAGGCCACCGGCGACGTACACCGGCGAGTCTTCGACGGCCAACGCCAGCGCCTGTTCTTCCGGTAAACGAAACTGGCCGTCGTGGTGCTCCATGTAGCCGGACGCCGCGTGAGCGCTGAGCCATTCGCGCACCAGACGCGGATTGCACGTGGTTTTGGCGGCGAGGGCATCGGGGCTGATTGGCTGACTGTCGGCCATTGCCCGGTACAAACCGAGTTCTTCGCCGACGATGACATTGGCCAGCATCGCCGCGCCGCCCATGTCGTTGACCAGTTTGCCCATGAATTGGTTGAGCTTCGCCTCGTCCATCATGTGTGCTCCTGAAACAGGATCACAGTCCGGCGGCGTCGAAGGTCGAGGCGTGCGCCACCGGGCGGTGGTCACGGAGTTGGGCAGGGCACGGCTGACGTCCTGCGTCCCCCTCGACTGGGTAATAAAGGAGTCTAGCCCCGGTCCGGGGCTAGCGCTGTATTTGTAAACACTGAAAAACCTGTGGGAGCTGGCTTGCCAGCGATAACGGTGTGTCCGGCACCAAGGTCATTGGCTGTGTCGACGCCATCGCTGGCAAGCCAGCTCCCACAAGGTTCGGTGTTTGATGAGGACTGTGTATCACTGTGTATCGCGGCAGCGGGGGGATACACGGGGCGGCAATTGTCCGGGTGGGCGCACACAGCCGTGATACAGGCGTCGATTCCACTGGGTAGACCCATCCATCGAGGTTTCCCCATGCAAATTCCTCAATCATCAACGCAACCCAGCGTCGGCCTCGGCCTGCGCCGTGGTCTGCTCAAAGACCTGCAAACCGCCCGCACCGGCGCTTTCGACTTTCTCGAAGTCGCTCCGGAAAACTGGATCGGCGTCGGCGGCGCCCATGGCGCGGCGTTGCGTGAACTGGCCGAACGCTACCCGTTGTCCTGTCACGGCTTGTCGCTGTCACTTGGCGGACCGGCGCCGCTGGATGTCGGCTTCTTGCAGGAGGTCCGGGTGTTTCTCGACCTTTACAACGTGCCGCTGTACAGCGAACACCTGAGTTATTGCAGCGATGACGGTCATCTGTATGACTTGCTGCCATTGCCATTCACCGAAGAAGCGGTGCACCACGTCGCCGCTCGAATTCGTCAGGCGCAGGATATTCTTGGCCGGCGCCTGGCGGTGGAAAACGTTTCCTACTACGCCGCACCGCGTCAGGACATGGACGAGGTGAGCTTCACTAATGCCGTGTTGCGTGAGGCCG encodes:
- a CDS encoding CoA transferase subunit B gives rise to the protein MALSREQMAQRVAREMQDGFYVNLGIGIPTLVANYIPEGMEVMLQSENGLLGMGPFPTEETIDADMINAGKQTVTARIGASIFNSAESFAMIRGGHVDLTVLGAFEVDVEGNIASWMIPGKLVKGMGGAMDLVAGADNIIVIMTHASKDGESKLLAKCSLPLTGAGCIKRVLTDLAYLEIENGAFVLKERAPGVSVEEIVAKTAGKLIVPDHVPEMQFAAE
- a CDS encoding CoA transferase subunit A, producing the protein MAGFDKRVSSYEEALAGLEDGMTVIAGGFGLCGIPENLIAEIKRKGTRDLTVVSNNCGVDGFGLGVLLTDRQISKVIASYVGENKLFEEQLLKGDIEVILTPQGTLAEKMRAGGAGIPAFFTATGVGTPVAEGKEVREFKGRKYLMEESITGDFAIVKGWKADHFGNVVYRHTAQNFNPLAATAGKITVVEVEEIVEPGELDPSQIHTPGIYVDRVICGTFEKRIEQRTIRK
- a CDS encoding LysR family transcriptional regulator — its product is MTIKQIRAFLAVAQSLSFAVACERLHLSQSALSLTIKALEEGLGGRLFSRNTRNVALTAEGESLLPLARRLIADWDNAEDEMRQRFSLQRGRVTLAAMPSFAGNLLPPILKTFRARYPNVNVTVNDVINEQVLEMVRDRQVELGVAFEPMQNTAMTFTPLYMDRFVAVVSKDSPLAQRDEIDWQTLLQEPFITLQRPSTVRVMLEEHLQARGMKLPVEFESHQLATVGRMVASGLGVSAVPALCAGQMQELGAHCLTLDDSVERAIGVLTEPGNELSAAAQALFDILKAEDLGRL
- a CDS encoding NAD-dependent protein deacetylase codes for the protein MLDSPTREHLDTLQEVMADGDFIVLTGAGISTPSGIPDYRDSDGVRRGRQPMMYQEFLAAPESRRRYWARAMLGWPRVRQAQPNAAHEALAGLQRHGLIHDLITQNVDTLHDQAGSHDVIELHGSLHRVVCLDCGQRSERDSIQQLMERQNPYLAGVDAVQAPDGDTLLDPAFEARFQVPHCPHCFGERMKPDVVFFGENVAQPTAARAMKAAENAAGMLVVGSSLMAYSAFRLCRVIADRGKPLIAINLGKTRADDLLDLKIEASCELLLPLLVRELDR
- a CDS encoding class I SAM-dependent methyltransferase, which gives rise to MDEAKLNQFMGKLVNDMGGAAMLANVIVGEELGLYRAMADSQPISPDALAAKTTCNPRLVREWLSAHAASGYMEHHDGQFRLPEEQALALAVEDSPVYVAGGLGVVASFFHDKDKLVKAMRGNGALPWGDHHPCMFTGTERFFRPGYKGHLIAEWLPALDGVVAKLEEGAKVADIGCGHGASTVIMAQAFPNSRFVGYDYHAPSITVATQRAEEGGVSSRAKFFQGSAKSYPGNDYDLICYFDCLHDMGDPVGAARHAYDSLKDDGTVLLVEPFANDTLDDNINPVGRLFYAASTFICTPNSLSQEVGLGLGAQAGEMRLRKVFTEAGFKHFRRATQTPFNLILEARK
- a CDS encoding DUF692 domain-containing protein, producing MQIPQSSTQPSVGLGLRRGLLKDLQTARTGAFDFLEVAPENWIGVGGAHGAALRELAERYPLSCHGLSLSLGGPAPLDVGFLQEVRVFLDLYNVPLYSEHLSYCSDDGHLYDLLPLPFTEEAVHHVAARIRQAQDILGRRLAVENVSYYAAPRQDMDEVSFTNAVLREADCDLLLDVNNVYVNAINHGFDPQAFLAGIEPGRVVGMHVAGHFDESDTLKIDTHGASVKPVVWSLLAEAYRRFGAKPTLLERDFSFPAFSELVAELQTIRHLQAGGGHRG